In Salvelinus fontinalis isolate EN_2023a chromosome 25, ASM2944872v1, whole genome shotgun sequence, one genomic interval encodes:
- the si:ch73-206p6.1 gene encoding phospholipid scramblase 1 has protein sequence MDMYQIPNPGLPGCPPGLEYLTQVDQLLIKQKVEFIEALAGFESNNKYEVRNAMGQNVFYAVEENDCLSRQCCGPLRSFTIKVLDNFGQEVITVTRPLKCMSCFFPCCLQELEVQAPPGNTVGYVVQQWHPFSPKFIIENEHREAVLRLHGPFCGWSCLPDVDFEIVTMDEVDKIGKISKQWTGLLREAFTDADNFGIQFPMDLDVKMKAVMIGACFLIDFMFFESGNQP, from the exons ATGGACATGTACCAGATCCCCAACCCTGGCCTGCCGGGATGCCCACCCGGGTTAGAATATCTAACGCAG GTTGATCAGCTTCTCATCAAACAGAAAGTCGAGTTTATTGAAG CCCTGGCTGGCTTTGAGAGCAACAACAAGTATGAGGTGCGTAATGCCATGGGTCAGAACGTGTTCTATGCTGTGGAGGAGAATGACTGTCTTAGCAGGCAGTGCTGCGGACCGCTACGATCCTTCACAATAAAAGTCCTTGACAACTTTGGACAGGAGGTCATCACAGTCACCAGACCTCTCAAGTGCATGTCCTGTTTCTTCCCCTGCTGTCTGCAAGAG CTAGAGGTGCAGGCCCCCCCAGGGAACACGGTGGGCTACGTGGTCCAGCAGTGGCACCCCTTCTCCCCCAAGTTCATCATCGAGAACGAACACAGAGAGGCTGTGCTGAGGCTGCACGGACCCTTCTGTGGCTGGAGTTGTTTGCCTGACGTTGACTTTGAG ATAGTGACCATGGATGAAGTGGATAAGATAGGGAAGATCAGCAAGCAGTGGACCGGTCTACTCCGTGAGGCGTTCACGGACGCTGATAACTTTGGAATCCAGTTCCCCATGGATCTTGACGTGAAGATGAAGGCTGTGATGATAGGAGCTTGTTTCCTCATC GATTTCATGTTCTTTGAGAGTGGTAATCAACCCTAG